ACGAGCTGAAATACAGCCCGCGGAAGATGTGAATATAGACGACGATAAAGAAGAAGCTCGCGCCATTGGCGTGGGCGTAGCGGAACAGCCAGCCATAATTCACATCGCGCATAATATGCTCGACCGAGCCAAAGGCGACCTGTGTGTTGGCGGCATAGTGCATCGCCAGAACGATGCCGGTTACGATTTGCAGCACCAGCGCAATGCCGGCAAGCGAACCAAAGTTCCAGAAATAGTTGAGATTGCGCGGCGTCGGATAACCGGCACCTAGAGAATCATAGACCAGACGCGGCACAGGCAGGCGCTGGTCCAGCCACTGCATGAACGGATTGGTCGGCTCATATTTTTTTGCCCAAGGGAAGCTCATATCTCTTGCCTCAACCGATTTTGATTACTGTGTCAGAAAGGAAGGAAAATTCCGGCACTTCCAGATTGGTCGGCGCCGGGCCTTTGCGAATACGGCCAGCGGCATCATAGTGCGAGCCGTGGCAGGGGCAGAAATAGCCGTCAAATTCACCTTTGACCTCACCAGCGGCAGCACCGAGCGGCACACAGCCAAGATGGGTGCAGACCGCTTTGCTGACCAGCCAGTTTTCCTTGCCGGGCAGTGTGCGCTCTTCCAGCGTTTGCGGATCGCGCAGCGATGCCACATCAACCGCCTTGACGCTGGCAATTTCTTCCGGCGTCAGATTGCTGATAAACACCGGCTGTTTA
The sequence above is drawn from the Parasphingorhabdus sp. SCSIO 66989 genome and encodes:
- the petA gene encoding ubiquinol-cytochrome c reductase iron-sulfur subunit, producing the protein MAEQQVMDAGSAEGHEEEGVRRRDFIHIAAVSFGGVGAAAVVYPLVTQMAPSADVLAEASVEVDVSSITPGQTIKTVWRKQPVFISNLTPEEIASVKAVDVASLRDPQTLEERTLPGKENWLVSKAVCTHLGCVPLGAAAGEVKGEFDGYFCPCHGSHYDAAGRIRKGPAPTNLEVPEFSFLSDTVIKIG